In Geotrypetes seraphini chromosome 4, aGeoSer1.1, whole genome shotgun sequence, a single window of DNA contains:
- the DUSP5 gene encoding dual specificity protein phosphatase 5, whose translation MKVRSVDCRLLRKTLRKEPARCLILDCRPYLAFCASGVKGSLNVTLNSVVVRRARGGPVPVHFVVPDEAARARLREGGVSAVIVLDEGTAHWRKLRKGSTAQIVLDTLVALQAAPQVCFLKGGYATFCSQYPECCIEQKSFSLEGSELDRNLNHCEKQSIKPPYDQGNPVEILPFLYLGSAYHASRCEFLANFHITALLNVSRKSSDAFKEQYLYKWIPVEDNHMADISSHFQEAIDFIDTVRRAGGRVLVHCEAGISRSPTICMAYLMKTKKFRLEEAFDYIKQRRSVISPNFGFMGQLLHYESECLSSAGSAHTTSCKREAVSFLTEELTLRKSFDASCYAFPTSVLASVPIRSPVHQLKLSPITASSSC comes from the exons ATGAAGGTGCGATCGGTGGACTGCCGCCTGCTCAGGAAGACCCTGCGGAAAGAGCCGGCTCGCTGCCTGATTCTGGACTGCCGGCCCTACCTGGCCTTTTGCGCCTCCGGCGTGAAGGGCTCCCTGAACGTGACCCTCAACTCGGTGGTGGTCCGCCGGGCCAGGGGCGGGCCGGTGCCCGTCCACTTCGTGGTGCCCGACGAGGCCGCTCGCGCCCGGCTGCGGGAGGGCGGCGTGTCGGCCGTGATCGTGCTGGACGAGGGCACCGCGCACTGGCGCAAGCTGAGGAAGGGCAGCACGGCCCAGATCGTCCTGGACACGCTGGTGGCCCTGCAGGCGGCCCCCCAAGTCTGCTTTCTGAAAG GGGGATATGCAACCTTTTGCTCCCAGTATCCTGAGTGCTGTATAGAACAAAAGTCATTTTCACTTGAAGGAAGTGAACTGGATAGAAACCTCAACCACTGTGAAAAGCAGAGCATCAAGCCTCCTTATGATCAG GGCAATCCAGTTGaaatccttcccttcctctaccTCGGCAGTGCCTACCACGCTTCCAGATGTGAATTTTTGGCAAATTTCCACATCACAGCCTTACTCAATGTCTCTAGGAAAAGTTCCGACGCTTTCAAAGAGCAATATCTCTATAAATGGATCCCTGTGGAGGACAACCACATGGCAGACATCAGCTCTCACTTCCAAGAAGCTATCGACTTCATCG ACACCGTCAGACGTGCTGGTGGCAGAGTCCTCGTTCACTGTGAAGCTGGCATCTCGAGGTCCCCCACCATTTGCATGGCTTACCTCATGAAAACCAAGAAATTCCGCCTGGAGGAGGCTTTTGACTATATCAAGCAACGTAGGAGTGTCATCTCCCCTAATTTTGGTTTCATGGGACAGTTACTGCACTATGAATCAGAGTGTCTCTCTTCCGCCGGCAGCGCCCACACGACGTCCTGCAAAAGAGAGGCTGTCTCTTTTCTCACAGAGGAGTTGACTTTAAGGAAAAGCTTCGATGCCTCTTGCTACGCCTTTCCTACCTCGGTTCTGGCTTCTGTGCCGATTCGCTCCCCCGTGCACCAGCTTAAACTGAGTCCCATCACGGCGTCGTCTTCGTGCTAA